In Comamonas sp. lk, the following proteins share a genomic window:
- a CDS encoding amidase, with product MTHNANTAPNAQGMDRRAFMQGAAAMAAAASVPSMAHAKSASTGAQQGAVMDGIAWAQQIRRGDVTPLEALEAAIARVEALPKLNVVVIKDYELARGHARQMSALGAAARASAAEKAPLWGVPFLLKDLNQYVKGTVTTNGCVFYKGAVAQYTSTLAERYQQAGLNIFGKTASPEFGQTPTTESRLYGKTPNPWNAEHTTGGSSGGAAAVVAAGILPVAHASDGGGSIRIPASHCGIFGLKPSRGRLPAGPMAMEGWMGMSMNHVVSRTVRDSAHVLDLTSGAEPGSRVWAPRDVQGSYVQVMERPLKKLRIAVWRKNHFNLPVDPQCLMALDKAIKACTALGHEVVEDMPELPVMEMFTGMGVVTGVGLITSVKAREKQLGREVREAELEPLDWLAYQKAKGYSAEQMFNACTVFDSAGRTLDVFFKQYDLILTPVTAVPPQRLGVLALDQPYESFAAAAIHAAPYTGIFNMTGLPAMSVPMHQTPERLPVGAHFAAPYGYEGRLFNLAAQLEQAVPWAHKLPDLSIFKA from the coding sequence ATGACTCATAACGCAAACACGGCGCCGAACGCGCAAGGTATGGACAGACGCGCCTTCATGCAAGGCGCGGCGGCCATGGCGGCTGCGGCCAGTGTGCCGTCCATGGCCCATGCCAAGTCAGCCAGTACCGGTGCACAACAAGGAGCAGTCATGGATGGAATCGCCTGGGCCCAGCAGATTCGACGCGGCGATGTGACGCCTCTGGAGGCGCTGGAAGCGGCCATTGCCAGGGTGGAAGCGCTTCCCAAGCTGAATGTCGTGGTCATCAAGGACTATGAGCTGGCCCGCGGCCATGCCAGGCAAATGTCTGCGCTGGGCGCTGCAGCACGTGCCAGCGCTGCAGAAAAAGCACCGCTGTGGGGTGTGCCGTTTCTGCTCAAGGACTTGAACCAGTATGTGAAGGGAACCGTCACCACCAATGGCTGCGTGTTCTACAAGGGTGCAGTGGCGCAGTACACCAGCACCTTGGCCGAGCGCTACCAGCAGGCGGGGTTGAATATTTTCGGCAAGACGGCCTCGCCGGAGTTTGGCCAGACGCCCACCACCGAGTCCAGGCTCTACGGCAAGACGCCCAATCCCTGGAATGCCGAGCACACCACGGGCGGATCGTCCGGTGGCGCGGCTGCCGTGGTGGCGGCCGGCATTTTGCCTGTGGCCCATGCCAGCGACGGCGGCGGCTCCATCCGTATTCCGGCCTCGCATTGCGGCATCTTCGGCCTCAAGCCCAGCCGTGGCCGTCTGCCCGCCGGGCCCATGGCCATGGAAGGTTGGATGGGCATGTCCATGAACCATGTGGTCAGCCGCACGGTTCGCGACAGCGCCCATGTTCTGGACCTCACTTCCGGCGCCGAGCCGGGCTCGCGCGTGTGGGCGCCCCGCGATGTGCAGGGCAGCTATGTGCAGGTCATGGAGCGGCCGCTCAAAAAGCTGCGCATTGCCGTATGGCGCAAGAACCACTTCAATCTGCCGGTGGACCCGCAATGCCTGATGGCGCTGGACAAGGCCATCAAGGCCTGTACCGCTTTGGGCCATGAGGTGGTGGAGGACATGCCCGAGCTGCCCGTGATGGAAATGTTTACCGGCATGGGCGTGGTCACTGGCGTAGGCCTGATCACCTCGGTCAAGGCCAGGGAAAAGCAGCTGGGCCGCGAGGTGCGTGAAGCCGAACTGGAGCCGCTGGACTGGCTGGCCTACCAGAAGGCCAAGGGTTATAGCGCCGAGCAGATGTTCAATGCGTGCACTGTTTTTGATAGCGCCGGGCGCACGCTGGATGTGTTCTTCAAGCAGTACGACCTGATTCTGACGCCGGTGACGGCCGTGCCGCCCCAGCGCCTGGGGGTACTGGCCCTGGATCAGCCTTATGAGAGCTTTGCGGCAGCTGCCATTCATGCCGCGCCCTATACCGGCATATTCAATATGACCGGTCTGCCCGCCATGTCGGTGCCCATGCACCAAACGCCTGAGCGACTGCCCGTGGGCGCGCATTTTGCAGCGCCCTATGGCTACGAAGGGCGTTTGTTCAATCTGGCAGCGCAGCTGGAACAGGCCGTTCCCTGGGCGCACAAGCTGCCCGATCTATCGATTTTCAAAGCGTGA
- a CDS encoding helix-turn-helix transcriptional regulator, which translates to MMDSAYAKMGFSTYIPRSLECVLKDVPVFDTPVVTARAMDTPFISAEQLSNLVSLLYEAALDPEGWKPFLEALRLQLGGNYASLIVRPGSADDVGLIVSAAGGRTDLMPNSPKISMSPFRGMPTDRIVTVGDVMPESEWRASSYYKDWCKQMEVFHVMAADIVTKDGCVYGLRITRPETAAAFNKQERAFGSMLLGHIKRALNLHLSVNQDRQVISLYSKATAQLMVGVVILDQNGSVLECNPAAASILDMQDGLKISGGMLEANYANDNRKMQRLIKDALLHTQVSRLSMTEGMSVSRQSGQLNWGVVVQSISPDEWTEGKQRPSVAVFVRDTGGKADPPVKLAQQLFQLTPAETSLAIQLANGLSLEEAAEALNIRRNTARAHLRSIFSKTGVRRQTELVRIFLNSVAWLGNK; encoded by the coding sequence ATGATGGACAGCGCTTACGCCAAGATGGGTTTTTCAACGTACATACCCCGCTCCCTGGAGTGTGTGCTGAAGGATGTACCAGTTTTTGACACCCCGGTGGTGACTGCACGCGCCATGGACACTCCGTTCATCAGCGCCGAGCAGCTCAGCAACCTCGTCAGCCTGCTTTATGAAGCGGCTCTCGATCCCGAAGGCTGGAAGCCGTTTCTGGAGGCCTTGCGCCTTCAGCTGGGCGGCAACTACGCTTCGCTGATCGTGCGCCCTGGCAGTGCCGATGATGTGGGTCTGATCGTGTCTGCAGCGGGTGGCCGCACGGACCTGATGCCCAACTCCCCCAAGATCAGCATGAGTCCGTTTCGTGGCATGCCCACGGACCGCATTGTGACCGTGGGCGATGTGATGCCCGAGTCCGAGTGGCGCGCTTCGAGCTACTACAAGGACTGGTGCAAGCAGATGGAGGTCTTCCATGTGATGGCGGCCGACATCGTGACCAAGGATGGTTGCGTCTACGGCCTGCGCATCACGCGTCCGGAAACCGCTGCGGCATTCAACAAGCAGGAACGTGCATTCGGCAGCATGCTTCTGGGCCATATCAAGCGCGCACTGAATCTGCATCTGTCCGTGAACCAGGATCGTCAGGTCATCTCGCTGTACAGCAAGGCCACGGCCCAGCTGATGGTGGGGGTGGTGATTCTGGATCAGAACGGCTCGGTGCTGGAATGCAATCCGGCAGCGGCCAGCATTCTGGACATGCAGGACGGCCTGAAGATCTCCGGCGGCATGCTGGAGGCCAACTACGCCAACGACAACCGCAAGATGCAGCGCCTGATCAAGGACGCCTTGCTGCATACCCAGGTTTCGCGTCTGTCCATGACCGAAGGCATGTCGGTCAGCCGCCAGTCGGGTCAGCTCAACTGGGGCGTGGTGGTGCAAAGCATCTCTCCCGATGAGTGGACCGAAGGTAAGCAGCGCCCCAGCGTGGCCGTGTTTGTGCGCGACACGGGCGGCAAGGCCGATCCACCGGTCAAGCTGGCCCAGCAGCTGTTCCAGCTGACACCGGCCGAAACCTCGCTGGCAATTCAGCTGGCCAACGGCCTGTCGCTGGAAGAGGCCGCCGAAGCGCTGAACATTCGTCGCAACACCGCGCGTGCCCATCTGCGCTCCATCTTCTCCAAGACCGGCGTGCGTCGCCAGACCGAGCTGGTGCGCATCTTCCTCAACAGCGTGGCCTGGCTGGGCAACAAGTAA
- a CDS encoding MaoC family dehydratase, producing the protein MSEVAEKTLFDSAASVLASVGRQLGETEWMQITQERIHQFADATGDHQWIHVDPEQAKNGPFGACVAHGYLTLSLANLFLPQLVSYDGLTMGVNYGCDKVRFPSPVLVNSWVRGSGEVIAASPIGEDGVQVTVRITVQVKDQDKPGCVVETISRLFFSRKN; encoded by the coding sequence ATGAGCGAAGTTGCAGAAAAGACCTTGTTTGATTCGGCTGCCTCGGTGCTGGCCTCGGTAGGGCGCCAGCTGGGCGAGACCGAGTGGATGCAAATCACGCAAGAGCGCATCCATCAGTTTGCCGACGCCACGGGTGACCACCAGTGGATTCACGTAGACCCAGAGCAAGCCAAAAACGGCCCGTTTGGCGCCTGTGTGGCCCACGGCTATCTGACGCTGTCCCTGGCCAATCTCTTTTTGCCCCAGCTGGTCTCCTATGACGGACTGACCATGGGCGTGAACTACGGCTGTGACAAGGTGCGTTTTCCGTCACCGGTGCTGGTGAACTCCTGGGTTCGGGGCAGTGGCGAAGTGATTGCTGCCTCTCCGATCGGTGAAGACGGGGTGCAGGTGACGGTGCGCATCACGGTGCAGGTCAAAGATCAGGACAAACCCGGCTGTGTGGTCGAAACCATCAGCAGGCTGTTCTTTTCAAGAAAGAATTGA
- a CDS encoding acyl-CoA dehydrogenase family protein, with product MKMQESEINEAFRAEVREWMAQHLQGRFAPLKHASGLGAEGYDALLAKQWEQELALGGWTGLGWDAQYGGRGLSLAQQVIFHEEYVGCGGPGRIGHIGETLLAPTLMAYGTPEQKQRFLPGILAGTDYWAQGYSEPGAGSDLAAIRTKACLDATTGEWVINGQKVWTSWAHESEWIFVLARTDEAGGAAGGRHAGMVLLLVPLKQAGVEVRPIRQITGTSEFNEVFFDGARTEASLHLGPVGDGWKVAMYLLGCERGASTLGQQAHFRYELELIVALAKRNGAARDPMLRQRLAKAALGLQTLRSHALRSSGEDTPQRVASVSKYAWSNWHRALGELAMDVLGEQGELALDDPDLAALQQLWLVSRADTIYAGTNEIQLNLMAERSLGMPR from the coding sequence ATGAAAATGCAGGAATCGGAAATCAACGAAGCTTTTCGCGCCGAGGTGCGTGAATGGATGGCTCAGCATCTGCAAGGCCGGTTTGCACCGCTCAAGCATGCCAGCGGCTTGGGGGCCGAGGGGTATGACGCCCTGCTGGCCAAGCAATGGGAGCAGGAGCTGGCACTGGGCGGCTGGACCGGCCTGGGCTGGGATGCGCAATACGGCGGCCGTGGCCTGTCGCTGGCCCAGCAAGTCATTTTTCATGAAGAGTATGTGGGCTGCGGCGGCCCCGGCCGCATAGGCCATATCGGCGAGACGCTGCTGGCCCCCACGCTGATGGCCTATGGCACGCCTGAGCAAAAGCAGCGCTTTTTGCCCGGCATTCTGGCCGGCACCGACTACTGGGCTCAGGGATATTCCGAGCCCGGCGCAGGCTCGGATCTGGCGGCCATACGCACCAAGGCCTGTCTCGATGCGACCACGGGCGAGTGGGTGATCAACGGGCAAAAAGTCTGGACCTCCTGGGCCCATGAATCCGAGTGGATTTTCGTGCTGGCCCGTACCGACGAAGCGGGTGGGGCAGCAGGTGGTCGCCATGCTGGCATGGTGCTGCTGCTGGTGCCCCTCAAGCAAGCCGGCGTGGAAGTGCGGCCGATCCGCCAGATCACCGGCACCTCGGAGTTCAACGAGGTCTTTTTCGACGGCGCCCGCACCGAAGCCAGTTTGCACCTGGGCCCTGTGGGCGATGGTTGGAAAGTGGCCATGTATCTGCTGGGCTGCGAGCGCGGTGCTTCCACGCTGGGCCAGCAGGCGCATTTCCGTTACGAGCTGGAGCTGATCGTGGCTCTGGCCAAGCGCAACGGCGCGGCCAGAGATCCCATGCTGCGCCAGCGCCTGGCCAAGGCGGCGCTTGGGCTGCAGACGCTGCGCAGCCATGCTTTGCGCTCTTCGGGCGAGGACACGCCGCAGCGTGTGGCTTCGGTCTCCAAGTACGCCTGGTCCAACTGGCATCGCGCCTTGGGCGAGCTGGCCATGGACGTGCTGGGTGAGCAAGGGGAGCTGGCGCTAGACGATCCGGATCTGGCTGCATTGCAGCAGCTATGGCTGGTCAGCCGCGCCGACACGATTTACGCGGGCACCAACGAGATCCAGCTTAACCTCATGGCCGAGCGCAGCCTGGGCATGCCGCGTTAG
- a CDS encoding SDR family oxidoreductase, with the protein MTRVPSYVAPHGLLKDKTVLVTAAAGAGIGFSAAKRAAEEGCKALFISDVHERRLQEAVEQIKQDTGLSQVHGLLCDVSKEEQVQALIQAADSTMDGIDVLINNAGLGTSCKVIDMPDEEWNKVLDVTLTGTFRMTRAVLKVMQPRGKGVIVNNASVLGWRAQTEQAHYAAAKAGVMAFTRCSALEAAEYGIRINAVAPSIAIHAFLKKSASEELLSKLSEKEAFGRGAEPWEVANVMIFLASDYSSYMTGEVVSVSSQRA; encoded by the coding sequence ATGACTCGCGTTCCCTCTTACGTTGCTCCCCACGGTTTGCTCAAGGACAAGACAGTGCTGGTCACTGCGGCAGCCGGCGCCGGGATTGGTTTTTCCGCTGCAAAGCGCGCTGCTGAAGAGGGCTGCAAGGCCTTGTTCATTTCCGACGTGCATGAGCGCCGTCTGCAGGAAGCGGTAGAGCAGATCAAACAAGATACGGGTTTATCCCAGGTTCACGGTCTGCTGTGTGATGTGAGCAAGGAAGAGCAGGTTCAGGCCCTGATCCAGGCAGCCGATTCCACCATGGACGGCATCGATGTGCTGATCAACAACGCCGGTCTGGGCACCAGCTGCAAAGTGATCGACATGCCCGATGAAGAGTGGAACAAGGTGCTGGATGTCACCCTGACCGGCACTTTCCGCATGACCCGCGCAGTGCTCAAGGTCATGCAGCCGCGCGGCAAGGGCGTGATTGTGAACAACGCTTCCGTGCTGGGCTGGCGCGCTCAGACCGAGCAAGCCCACTATGCGGCGGCCAAGGCCGGCGTCATGGCTTTCACGCGCTGCTCGGCGCTGGAGGCGGCCGAATACGGCATCCGCATCAATGCCGTGGCGCCTTCCATCGCCATCCATGCCTTCCTCAAGAAATCGGCTTCCGAAGAGCTGCTGAGCAAGCTCTCCGAAAAAGAGGCGTTCGGCCGCGGTGCAGAGCCTTGGGAAGTGGCCAACGTCATGATTTTCTTGGCCAGCGATTACTCGTCGTACATGACGGGTGAGGTGGTGTCCGTCAGCTCGCAAAGGGCATAA
- a CDS encoding SDR family oxidoreductase has protein sequence MGICNQRTVVITGAGGGLGRAYALAFAQEGANVVVNDIRAEAAQAVVDEVIAAGGKALANTGDITSVAGAQSILDATLAAFGEVNVIVNNAGVLRDRMFLSLSEEDWDMVMRVHLRGHFCMAKVFGGYWRDQKKAGKQVDARIINTSSGAGLQGSIGQSNYAAAKAGIAGLTLVQAAELARYGITANCLAPAARTSMTEGAMPEMVKKPESGFDVWDPMNVASIVVWLGSAESKHVTGRCFEAKGGELSVADGWFTGQIRDKQNRWAPEELTGVVDQLIAEGKTPQKVYGS, from the coding sequence ATGGGTATTTGCAACCAAAGAACCGTGGTCATCACCGGTGCCGGCGGCGGCCTGGGCCGCGCCTATGCGCTGGCTTTTGCGCAAGAAGGTGCCAATGTGGTGGTCAACGACATCCGTGCCGAAGCGGCCCAGGCCGTGGTCGATGAGGTGATTGCCGCTGGCGGCAAGGCGTTGGCCAACACTGGCGACATCACCAGCGTGGCCGGTGCGCAATCAATTTTGGACGCCACGCTGGCGGCATTTGGCGAGGTGAACGTCATCGTCAACAACGCCGGCGTGTTGCGCGACCGCATGTTTCTGAGCCTGTCCGAGGAAGACTGGGACATGGTGATGCGTGTGCATCTGCGCGGCCATTTCTGCATGGCCAAGGTCTTTGGCGGCTACTGGCGCGATCAGAAAAAGGCCGGCAAGCAGGTGGACGCCCGCATCATCAACACCAGCTCAGGCGCCGGTCTCCAAGGCTCCATAGGCCAGAGCAACTATGCCGCCGCCAAGGCCGGTATTGCCGGCCTGACCCTGGTGCAGGCAGCCGAACTGGCCCGCTATGGCATCACCGCCAACTGCCTGGCTCCGGCAGCGCGTACCTCCATGACCGAAGGCGCCATGCCCGAGATGGTGAAAAAGCCCGAGTCCGGTTTCGATGTCTGGGACCCTATGAACGTGGCCTCCATCGTGGTGTGGCTGGGCAGTGCCGAGTCCAAGCACGTGACGGGTCGCTGTTTCGAAGCCAAGGGCGGCGAGCTGTCCGTGGCCGACGGCTGGTTTACCGGCCAGATCCGCGACAAGCAAAACCGCTGGGCGCCAGAGGAACTGACCGGCGTGGTCGATCAGCTGATTGCCGAAGGCAAGACCCCGCAAAAGGTCTACGGCAGCTGA
- a CDS encoding amidase, which yields MQDKATGTERRIFLKTAAAATAAAALPIAASHAKSLAGSSAAAPVDAVATALQLRKGDITPLEALDAAIARVQALPKLNAVVIRDYDQARAKAKTDSGLSREARARATEHAPLWGMPFLLKDLGVSMAGTVTSNGCAFFKDAVAERDSTLVQRYKAAGLNIFGKTAAPEFGMTTTTESRLYGVTPNPWNTKHTTGGSSGGSAAVVAAGILPVAHASDGGGSIRIPAAHCGLFGLKPSRGRVPAGPDALDGAVGLSVHHVISRSVRDSALLLDLTAGPEAGSRVRPPSNAQGSYLQALTRPERKLRIAIWRKNYFGVPVHADCLAAVDKAAKLCEAMGHVLEEKMPELPVAEIFGGMGPGMSAGLLNAIENREKQLGRAVREDEMEPLDWAMLQVAKKASALELYRARAGFDKAGQLLDAFLSQYDLILTPTTAVPAQLLGVLRLDLPYESYAAEAMKSSAFTSLFNISGHPAMSVPLHWTAEQIPVGSHFVAPFGGEARLLSLAAQLEQAMPWAHRFPDLSALKA from the coding sequence CAGGCACGGAGCGCCGCATTTTCCTCAAGACGGCAGCCGCTGCCACGGCGGCAGCGGCCTTGCCCATAGCCGCCAGCCATGCCAAAAGCCTGGCTGGCAGCAGCGCAGCGGCTCCTGTCGATGCCGTGGCCACGGCCTTGCAGCTGCGCAAGGGCGACATCACGCCGCTGGAGGCACTGGACGCCGCCATTGCCCGCGTGCAGGCTCTGCCCAAGCTCAATGCCGTGGTGATCCGTGATTACGATCAGGCCCGCGCCAAGGCCAAAACGGATTCCGGTCTGAGCCGCGAAGCCCGCGCCCGGGCCACGGAACATGCGCCCTTGTGGGGCATGCCGTTTCTGCTCAAGGACCTGGGCGTCAGCATGGCCGGCACCGTCACTTCTAATGGCTGCGCCTTCTTCAAGGATGCCGTGGCCGAGCGTGATTCCACCCTGGTGCAGCGCTACAAGGCGGCCGGCCTGAACATCTTCGGCAAGACCGCCGCACCCGAGTTCGGCATGACGACGACCACGGAGTCCAGACTCTATGGCGTCACTCCCAATCCCTGGAACACCAAGCACACGACGGGCGGCTCATCGGGCGGTTCGGCTGCCGTGGTGGCCGCCGGCATTTTGCCCGTGGCCCATGCCAGCGATGGCGGCGGCTCCATCCGCATTCCTGCGGCGCACTGCGGGCTGTTCGGCCTCAAGCCCAGTCGCGGACGCGTGCCGGCCGGCCCCGATGCGCTGGATGGTGCGGTCGGGTTGTCGGTGCATCACGTCATCAGCCGCAGCGTGCGCGACAGCGCCTTGCTGCTGGATCTGACGGCAGGCCCCGAAGCCGGTTCGCGTGTGCGCCCGCCGTCGAATGCGCAGGGCAGCTATCTGCAGGCGCTGACCCGGCCCGAGCGCAAGCTGCGCATTGCTATTTGGCGCAAGAACTATTTTGGTGTGCCCGTGCATGCAGATTGCCTGGCAGCGGTGGACAAGGCGGCCAAGCTGTGCGAAGCCATGGGCCATGTGTTGGAAGAAAAAATGCCCGAGCTGCCGGTGGCCGAGATCTTCGGTGGCATGGGCCCTGGCATGTCTGCCGGCCTGCTCAATGCCATCGAAAATCGCGAAAAGCAGCTGGGCCGTGCCGTGCGTGAGGACGAGATGGAGCCGCTGGACTGGGCCATGCTGCAGGTCGCCAAAAAAGCCAGCGCTCTGGAGCTTTACCGCGCACGTGCCGGTTTTGACAAGGCCGGCCAGCTGCTCGATGCCTTCTTGAGCCAATACGACCTGATTTTGACGCCGACCACCGCCGTGCCGGCACAGCTGCTGGGCGTGCTGCGCCTGGATCTGCCGTACGAGAGCTATGCGGCCGAAGCCATGAAGTCCTCGGCCTTCACCTCGCTGTTCAACATCAGCGGTCATCCCGCCATGTCCGTGCCCCTGCACTGGACTGCAGAGCAGATTCCGGTGGGATCGCACTTTGTAGCGCCTTTTGGCGGCGAGGCGCGCCTGCTGTCCCTGGCGGCGCAACTGGAGCAAGCCATGCCCTGGGCACATCGTTTTCCCGATCTTTCCGCTTTGAAAGCCTGA
- a CDS encoding acetyl-CoA C-acyltransferase — protein sequence MKDAVIVSTARTPIGKAYRGAFNDTEAPVLGGHVIRAALNKAGVDGADVGDVILGIAAQQGTQGYNLGRLCAYTAGLPESVGGMVIDRMCASGLMSIATAAKSVMTGELDIAVAGGLESISLVQNKYKNSYRAQSKAVLAAEPTAYIQMIETAELVSQRYGISREAQDEYALRSQQRVAAAQAKGLFDDEIVPLTSVKQLFDKEGNVTGTEEVTLTRDEGNRADTTLESLAKLKPVWKNGQWVPEGQFITAGNASQLSDGASACVVMSADEARARGLTPLGTYRGVAVAGCRTDEMGIGPVYAIPKLLKQHGLSVNDIDLWEINEAFACQVIYSRDTLGIPDDRLNVNGGAISIGHPFGMSGARLAGHALLEGRRRGARYVVVSMCIGGGMGAAGLFELS from the coding sequence ATGAAAGACGCAGTCATCGTTTCGACGGCACGCACCCCCATCGGCAAGGCTTATCGCGGTGCCTTCAACGATACCGAAGCTCCGGTGCTGGGTGGCCATGTCATCCGTGCAGCCCTGAACAAGGCCGGTGTGGATGGAGCGGACGTGGGCGACGTCATTCTGGGCATTGCCGCACAGCAGGGCACTCAGGGCTACAACCTGGGTCGTCTGTGTGCTTATACCGCTGGCCTGCCCGAATCCGTGGGCGGCATGGTGATTGACCGCATGTGCGCCTCCGGCCTGATGAGCATTGCCACTGCCGCCAAGAGCGTGATGACGGGCGAGCTGGACATTGCCGTGGCCGGCGGTTTGGAGTCCATCTCTCTGGTGCAGAACAAGTACAAGAATTCCTACCGTGCCCAGTCCAAGGCGGTGCTGGCTGCCGAGCCCACGGCCTATATCCAGATGATTGAGACAGCCGAACTGGTGAGCCAGCGCTACGGCATCAGCCGCGAAGCCCAGGACGAATACGCGCTGCGCAGCCAGCAGCGCGTGGCTGCGGCCCAGGCCAAGGGCTTGTTCGACGACGAAATCGTGCCGCTGACCAGCGTCAAGCAGCTGTTTGACAAGGAAGGCAATGTCACCGGCACCGAGGAAGTCACGCTGACCCGCGACGAAGGCAACCGTGCCGACACCACGCTGGAAAGCCTGGCCAAGCTCAAGCCGGTGTGGAAGAACGGCCAGTGGGTGCCGGAAGGCCAGTTCATCACGGCCGGTAATGCTTCCCAGCTGTCCGACGGCGCCAGCGCCTGCGTGGTGATGAGCGCCGATGAGGCCCGCGCCCGAGGCCTGACTCCGTTGGGCACCTACCGTGGCGTGGCCGTGGCCGGTTGTCGCACCGATGAAATGGGCATTGGCCCGGTCTACGCGATCCCCAAACTGCTCAAGCAGCACGGCCTGAGCGTGAACGACATCGATCTGTGGGAAATCAATGAAGCTTTCGCCTGCCAGGTCATCTACAGCCGCGATACACTGGGAATTCCCGATGATCGCCTGAACGTCAACGGTGGTGCCATTTCTATCGGTCACCCTTTCGGTATGTCCGGTGCGCGTCTGGCGGGCCATGCCCTGTTGGAAGGCCGCCGCCGCGGGGCCCGCTATGTGGTGGTAAGCATGTGTATAGGCGGTGGCATGGGTGCTGCCGGCCTGTTTGAGTTGAGCTGA
- a CDS encoding acyl-CoA dehydrogenase family protein, translating into MDLSLNEEQRMIAESAAVFLQEKSNSAQLRKVIDAGDGMDRALWQEAVELGWCGVALPENAGGMGLGWRELTLLQEQMGYHLACLPFFDAVVALTPLWQHLSRTGPGLVVVERLVQSGQVCVLGMTVRGELPAAATVTVEGDALVLNGLWNQVGSGTHADVFLLPATLPFGSLGLLEVSAKTEGLSVQALPTVDATRSSAHVTAVNVRLKGSAVLVHGDALKKLWEQTRNLAAIGLAAEQVGVAERALDLAVAYTQERQQFGKPVGSFQGVKHRAAQMLVAVETARSAVYAAAFVADTAGESTDLALFAAQARTEATEAALFCTRESLQLHGGVGFTWEFDPHLFLRRAQSASQRLGTVEQWREVVARQLLDEPEQEHA; encoded by the coding sequence ATGGATTTAAGTCTGAACGAAGAGCAGAGAATGATTGCCGAAAGCGCGGCAGTGTTTCTGCAGGAAAAAAGCAACTCGGCCCAGCTGCGCAAAGTCATTGATGCCGGCGACGGCATGGACCGCGCGCTGTGGCAGGAGGCCGTGGAGCTGGGCTGGTGCGGCGTGGCCCTGCCAGAGAACGCCGGCGGCATGGGGCTGGGCTGGCGCGAGCTGACTTTGTTGCAGGAGCAGATGGGCTACCACCTGGCCTGCCTGCCGTTCTTTGATGCCGTGGTGGCGCTGACTCCGTTGTGGCAGCACCTGAGCCGGACCGGGCCGGGCCTGGTCGTGGTGGAGCGCCTGGTGCAATCGGGCCAGGTCTGCGTTCTGGGTATGACGGTACGGGGCGAGCTGCCCGCTGCTGCGACCGTGACAGTGGAAGGCGATGCACTGGTGTTGAACGGCCTGTGGAACCAGGTGGGCTCCGGCACACACGCCGATGTGTTTTTGCTGCCAGCCACCTTGCCTTTCGGATCGCTGGGTTTGCTGGAGGTGAGTGCCAAGACCGAAGGCCTGAGCGTGCAGGCGCTGCCTACGGTGGACGCCACGCGTAGCAGCGCCCATGTGACGGCCGTGAATGTCAGGCTGAAGGGCTCTGCCGTGCTGGTGCATGGCGATGCCCTCAAAAAACTATGGGAGCAGACCCGTAATCTGGCCGCCATTGGCTTGGCGGCAGAGCAAGTCGGCGTGGCCGAGCGAGCCCTGGATCTGGCGGTGGCGTACACCCAGGAGCGCCAGCAGTTTGGCAAACCCGTGGGCAGTTTTCAAGGCGTCAAGCACCGCGCCGCACAAATGCTGGTGGCTGTGGAGACCGCCCGTTCCGCCGTTTATGCAGCAGCTTTTGTAGCAGATACCGCTGGTGAATCAACGGATCTGGCATTGTTTGCGGCGCAAGCCCGTACAGAAGCTACGGAAGCCGCTCTCTTTTGCACGAGAGAAAGCCTTCAGCTGCACGGCGGCGTGGGCTTTACCTGGGAGTTCGATCCGCATCTGTTCCTGCGCCGCGCCCAGTCTGCCAGCCAGCGCCTGGGGACGGTGGAACAATGGCGCGAAGTGGTTGCCCGTCAATTGTTGGATGAGCCTGAGCAGGAGCACGCATGA